A genomic stretch from Corynebacterium sp. 21KM1197 includes:
- a CDS encoding L-threonylcarbamoyladenylate synthase → MGAIVSCMDARTRAQTIAAAAHSAREGKLVVLPTDTLYGIGADAFNNEAVAALLAAKRRGPDYPVPVLVGSWDTLAGLVDSMSQTARTLVEAFWPGGLSLVVRQAPSLPWNLGDTNGTVMVRMPNHPVAVQLLREVGPMAVSSANLHGHQPPTTAGEAQRQLGDAVDTYLDAGRATVGKPSTIVDLTGNTPEILREGAIGAEEIAEVLGLPVAQLRAEGRAPESGGAA, encoded by the coding sequence ATGGGGGCCATCGTGAGTTGCATGGACGCCCGCACCCGAGCACAGACCATCGCCGCCGCGGCGCACAGCGCGCGGGAGGGAAAATTGGTGGTGCTGCCCACCGACACCCTTTACGGCATTGGCGCAGATGCCTTTAATAACGAGGCGGTGGCGGCCCTGCTGGCGGCCAAGCGGCGTGGCCCGGACTATCCGGTGCCGGTGCTGGTGGGCTCCTGGGATACCCTCGCCGGGCTGGTGGACTCCATGAGCCAGACCGCGCGCACCCTCGTGGAGGCGTTCTGGCCGGGCGGGCTCTCCCTGGTGGTGCGCCAGGCCCCCTCGCTGCCCTGGAACCTGGGCGATACCAACGGCACCGTGATGGTGCGCATGCCCAATCACCCGGTGGCGGTGCAACTCCTCCGCGAGGTCGGCCCCATGGCCGTCTCCTCCGCGAATCTCCACGGGCACCAGCCACCCACCACGGCAGGGGAGGCGCAGCGCCAACTTGGCGACGCCGTGGATACCTACCTCGACGCCGGGCGCGCCACCGTGGGCAAGCCCTCCACCATCGTGGACCTCACGGGGAACACCCCGGAGATCCTGCGCGAGGGCGCGATCGGCGCCGAGGAGATCGCGGAGGTGCTGGGACTTCCCGTGGCTCAGTTGCGGGCGGAGGGACGCGCGCCGGAATCCGGGGGAGCGGCCTAG
- a CDS encoding MraY family glycosyltransferase, which translates to MGVGMEGVPLRELGLVLLVAAAVTFLTTGAVRYLVLRSGRVAEIRARDVHVQPTPSLGGVAMFTGFLSAVLVANQLPALTRGFMPITPEMNAVVWAGVAIVLVGIVDDLYELDALTKLIGQLLSAVAMSLLGLSWTLLYFPVGEGTTVVLDQVQSTILTVFLTVLLINAVNFVDGLDGLAAGLGMIAGGAILLFSLTVLHDQGGTVSAYPPAIIAAGLVGMCAGFLPHNFEPSRIFMGDSGAMLIGLLLAAASTSASGKINMSLYGAVDVIALMSPLIVVLAAVFVPVLDLVMAVVRRLSKGRSPFAADRLHLHHRLLSLGHTHRRTVLVLYLWVSVVAFGAVSFSVVPPLVAVVGTAIALLAAAGLTAVPLRRRRRAARAAAVAAGAE; encoded by the coding sequence ATGGGGGTGGGCATGGAGGGCGTGCCCCTGCGGGAACTGGGGTTGGTGCTCCTGGTGGCCGCCGCCGTGACCTTCCTGACCACCGGGGCGGTGCGCTACCTGGTGCTGCGCTCGGGACGGGTGGCGGAAATCCGCGCCCGAGACGTGCACGTGCAGCCCACCCCCAGCCTGGGCGGGGTGGCGATGTTCACGGGCTTTCTCTCCGCCGTGTTGGTGGCCAATCAGTTACCCGCGCTGACCCGCGGCTTCATGCCGATCACCCCGGAGATGAACGCCGTGGTGTGGGCGGGCGTGGCCATCGTGCTGGTGGGGATCGTCGATGATCTCTACGAACTCGACGCGCTGACCAAGTTAATCGGACAACTCCTAAGCGCGGTAGCGATGAGCCTGCTGGGGCTTTCCTGGACGCTCCTGTATTTCCCCGTGGGGGAGGGAACCACGGTGGTCCTCGATCAAGTCCAGTCCACAATCTTGACCGTTTTCCTTACGGTGCTGCTTATCAACGCCGTGAACTTCGTGGACGGTCTCGATGGGCTCGCCGCGGGCCTCGGCATGATTGCCGGTGGCGCGATCCTGCTCTTTTCGCTTACCGTCCTGCACGATCAGGGCGGAACGGTCTCCGCCTACCCCCCGGCGATCATCGCGGCGGGATTGGTGGGCATGTGCGCGGGCTTTCTGCCGCATAACTTTGAACCCTCGCGGATTTTCATGGGGGATTCCGGGGCCATGCTGATCGGCCTGCTGTTGGCGGCGGCCTCAACCTCGGCCTCGGGCAAGATCAACATGTCCCTCTACGGAGCGGTGGACGTGATCGCGCTGATGAGCCCGCTCATCGTGGTGCTCGCGGCCGTGTTCGTCCCCGTGCTGGACCTCGTGATGGCGGTGGTGCGCCGCCTGTCCAAGGGGCGTTCCCCCTTTGCGGCCGACCGCCTCCACCTGCACCACCGGCTGCTCTCCCTGGGGCACACCCACCGGCGCACCGTGCTGGTGCTCTATCTCTGGGTATCGGTGGTGGCCTTCGGGGCGGTGTCCTTCTCCGTGGTGCCGCCGCTCGTGGCCGTGGTGGGCACCGCGATAGCGCTGCTGGCGGCGGCCGGGCTCACGGCGGTGCCCTTGCGACGCCGCAGGCGGGCCGCGCGGGCGGCTGCGGTTGCGGCGGGGGCTGAGTAA
- the atpB gene encoding F0F1 ATP synthase subunit A, protein MAFKGEFHPPSLDHEFFPGHVNENGDPVGLWLTGFANDWFALDRLMFVRLLMAAVIALFFVIAMRNPKLVPSGVQNFAEICLDFVRVHIAEDILGKKEGRRFLPFIATVFFLVFAMNLPAIIPGLNISPNARIGMPLVLAVAGYLVFIYAGAKRYGFFKFVKSSVVIPNLPPLLHVLVVPIEFFSTFILRPATLTIRLMANMLAGHMILVLLFSATNFFFFQFNGWTAMSAVTLVAAVAFTLFEILVIFLQAYIFALLSAVYIELSLHADEH, encoded by the coding sequence TTGGCCTTTAAAGGCGAGTTTCACCCGCCTTCACTGGATCACGAATTCTTCCCGGGGCATGTGAACGAGAACGGCGACCCGGTTGGCCTGTGGCTGACCGGCTTCGCCAATGACTGGTTCGCGCTAGACCGTCTGATGTTCGTCCGCCTTCTGATGGCGGCAGTCATTGCACTCTTTTTCGTCATAGCCATGCGGAACCCCAAGCTGGTTCCGTCTGGGGTGCAGAACTTCGCGGAGATCTGCCTGGACTTTGTGCGGGTCCACATCGCTGAGGACATCCTTGGCAAGAAGGAGGGGCGCCGTTTCCTTCCCTTCATTGCCACGGTATTCTTCCTCGTCTTTGCGATGAACCTTCCCGCTATCATTCCGGGCCTCAATATCTCGCCCAACGCCCGCATCGGTATGCCTCTGGTGCTGGCGGTGGCGGGATACTTGGTGTTCATCTACGCGGGTGCGAAGCGCTACGGGTTCTTCAAGTTTGTGAAGTCCTCCGTGGTGATCCCGAACTTGCCTCCGCTCCTCCACGTTCTGGTGGTGCCGATCGAGTTCTTCTCCACCTTTATCCTGCGCCCGGCCACGCTCACCATTCGTCTGATGGCGAATATGCTGGCCGGTCACATGATCCTTGTTCTGCTGTTCTCCGCCACCAACTTCTTCTTCTTCCAGTTCAATGGTTGGACGGCTATGTCGGCAGTGACCCTTGTTGCCGCCGTCGCGTTTACGCTCTTCGAAATACTGGTCATTTTCTTGCAGGCGTACATCTTCGCCCTGCTGTCGGCCGTGTACATCGAATTGTCGTTGCATGCAGATGAACACTGA
- a CDS encoding ATP synthase F0 subunit C, with amino-acid sequence MQDIILVAADEAAKVQGYGAIGYGLAAIGPGIGIGILVGKALEGMARQPEMAGQLRTTMFLGIAFTEALALIGLVAGFIL; translated from the coding sequence ATGCAAGACATCATCCTCGTTGCCGCTGACGAAGCCGCCAAGGTGCAGGGTTACGGCGCCATCGGCTACGGCCTGGCTGCCATCGGCCCCGGTATCGGTATCGGTATCCTCGTGGGCAAGGCCCTGGAGGGCATGGCTCGCCAGCCCGAGATGGCCGGCCAGCTTCGTACCACGATGTTCCTGGGCATCGCCTTCACCGAGGCCCTCGCCCTCATCGGCCTTGTTGCCGGCTTCATCCTGTAA
- a CDS encoding F0F1 ATP synthase subunit B, translating into MTDVLSVLAAGTERDLPLSTGNNPMLPMPYDIVWSAVCFLVVLVLFWKLVLPKFQEVLTEREDRIQGGIQRAEAAQAEAKAALEKYNAQLSDARAEAAEIREQARERGKQIEAEMKAQAAEESNRIIESGEKQLQASRQQVITELRQEMGQNSINLAEKLLGGELSEATKRSGTIDSFLADLDSVAPAGK; encoded by the coding sequence ATGACGGACGTATTAAGCGTTCTCGCGGCGGGGACTGAGCGGGATTTGCCCCTTTCCACGGGCAATAACCCCATGCTGCCCATGCCGTATGACATCGTCTGGTCCGCCGTTTGCTTCCTTGTTGTCCTGGTTCTCTTCTGGAAGCTCGTTCTTCCTAAGTTCCAAGAGGTTCTGACCGAACGCGAGGACAGGATTCAGGGTGGAATCCAGCGCGCGGAGGCCGCACAGGCTGAAGCCAAGGCGGCCCTAGAGAAGTACAACGCCCAGCTTTCCGACGCCCGTGCGGAGGCCGCGGAGATCCGCGAGCAGGCCCGCGAGCGCGGCAAGCAGATCGAGGCCGAGATGAAGGCCCAGGCGGCGGAGGAGTCCAACCGCATCATCGAGTCCGGTGAGAAGCAGCTTCAGGCTTCCCGCCAGCAGGTGATCACCGAGTTGCGTCAGGAGATGGGGCAGAACTCCATCAACCTGGCCGAGAAGCTGCTCGGTGGCGAGCTTTCCGAGGCCACCAAGCGCTCGGGCACCATCGACTCCTTCCTGGCGGACCTCGATTCCGTTGCCCCGGCAGGAAAGTGA